The segment AAAAATAAATAAATTATTATTACAACTAAAACAAATGCAATCGCTAAAGTTTTATAAACTTCATCTATAGCTGCTTTAACGTATGTCGCTCTATTAAATGAAACATCTAGCTTTAAACTATCAGGTAAAGTTTTTTTAACTTCTTTAATTTTTTTTTGAATTTCATTTGATAGTTCAACTGTTGATGCACCACTTTTTGCGTAAATTCCTATTCCAACTGTCTTTTGATTTAATTTATTTTTGCTTTGAGATTTAAATAATGTTTTTTCTGAGACAGGACCTAATTCCACATTTGCTACATCTGACAATCTTACAATTTGATCTTTTGTTTTTTTAATTGGTAAAAACTTTAATTCATCAATATTTGTATAAGACTTATCTAAATTAATTGTTAAATCTATATTTTCTGCTTCCAAGGTCCCAGCTGGTAAGCTTATATTTTCATTTCTAAGTGCATTTTCTACTTCTTGAATTGTCATATCATTTGCAGCTAATTTGATAGGGTCAATCCAAATTCTAACACTAAGCTCTCTAAGTCCTCCTAGTAGAATTCTTCCAACACCTTTTACACTTGAAAAAGCGTCCACTAAATACCTATCTGCATAATCACCAAGTTCTAAATCAGACCAGGTTGACGATGAAACTGAAAGCCACATTGTAGTTGTAAAACCAGCTGCTTGTTTTAATATCTGAGGAGCATCTGCTTCTGAGGGAAGATTATCGACTATTCTTGCTACTCTTTCTCTTATATCGTTTGCAGCATCGTCAAGCTCAATATCTGTGTCAAATTCAATGTTAATACTACTTCTTCCATTTTCAGATTTAGAGTCGATATTCTTTATACCTTCTGCACCTCCTATAACATCTTCTATTACTTGAGTTATTTCTTGATCAATAATTGGAGCTGATGCAGACTTATAATTAACTTTTACTTGGACTACTGGTGGCTGTAAACCATCAGGTAATTCTCTTACTGGTAATTCAGAATAAACAAATAAACCAAATACAATAAGTATTAAAGATAGAACCCAAGCTACAACTGGTCTTCTGATACTAAGTTCAGTTATATACATTCAATTATTTATTTTTACTCTCTTCTTTTTTTGAATCAGATTTTTTAAATATATTTAATTTTTTAATCCAATCAAACTTACCTTTTTTCTGTTCTATTTTATCTGCCTTGTCTTTTTTATTCCAATTTGAAGACTGTGGTTTTGAACCATATTTAATTGGATTTATTTTTCCGTTAGGTCTTGTTTTTTTCAGACCTTCGGCGACTACTGTATCACCATTTTTAAGTCCAGTTTTTACTTCTACAATTCCTTGTTTTCTTAAACCAATTTCTATTTCAGTTTTATTTACAATATTTTCTTTATTAACTTTATATACATAAACATTATTACCTTCCATAAGAAGACTGGTATCTAGAATGCTTAATGAATTTCTTTCATTATAGTTAATAGATACTTCTAATAATGAGCCAGATAAAAGTTCATTGTTTGGATTTTCAAGCCTAATTCTTACGGGCAATGATCTTTTATTGGTATCAATTCTGCTTGCAGTTGATTCAACCACTCCAGAATATTTTTTAAGATTATTTCCAGAAAATTTTATATCAGCATTTTGATTTTTTTTTACAAAAGGTGCAAATGTTTCAGGTATATCAACATCAATAAAAAGAACAGAGGTGTCTTCTAAATTTAATACGATAGAACTTTTTGATACATCAATATCATTGGAAAAATCTCTCTTACCAATAATTCCATCAAATGGAGTGACTATGTTTCTATTCTTAAGTTTAGCAATTACATCTCCAGCTTTAACTTTTGTGTTATATTTAATAGGTTCTAAAATTTCATATTTTTCAATATTATAAGATTTTATCTGAGCTGGTACTGCGGTACCAAAGGTTTCAATTGTGTTTTGAAATAATTTTTGCTCAACAACCTTTACAATTATTCCTGGAGGGGGTCTTTTGCTAAATTTTTTTTTAAAGTGATTACCAATCATTGTTCTAGCAATGATTACTGCTGCAATGATAAAAAAGAAGATTAATATTATTGATATAATTTTGGTTGATCTTTTCATATTTTAACTTTTTCCATACTCTGACCATGAACCATCATAGATAGTCGGCATATACTTATCATTTATTAATGAATAAGCTAGTGCCAATACACTTGCAGTTACTCCTGAACCACACGAAAATACAATATTTTGATTTAGATCTAAATTAAATAACCTAAATTGGGCTTTGATTTTATCTTTACTTACAAAAGTATGATCATCATTTATTAATTCAGAAAAAGGTAAGCAAAAAGAATTTTTTATTGACCCACTTCTTAGACCTTT is part of the Candidatus Pelagibacter sp. HTCC7211 genome and harbors:
- a CDS encoding efflux RND transporter periplasmic adaptor subunit, which produces MKRSTKIISIILIFFFIIAAVIIARTMIGNHFKKKFSKRPPPGIIVKVVEQKLFQNTIETFGTAVPAQIKSYNIEKYEILEPIKYNTKVKAGDVIAKLKNRNIVTPFDGIIGKRDFSNDIDVSKSSIVLNLEDTSVLFIDVDIPETFAPFVKKNQNADIKFSGNNLKKYSGVVESTASRIDTNKRSLPVRIRLENPNNELLSGSLLEVSINYNERNSLSILDTSLLMEGNNVYVYKVNKENIVNKTEIEIGLRKQGIVEVKTGLKNGDTVVAEGLKKTRPNGKINPIKYGSKPQSSNWNKKDKADKIEQKKGKFDWIKKLNIFKKSDSKKEESKNK